AGCATGCCGTCGACATCGGCTGCGGCAGCGGTATCGGTGCTTTGCTGATTGCCCAGGGCGCACGGCATGCGCAGGTCAGCGCGCTGGACATCAACCCGCTGGCGCTGCGCTACACAGCCGTCAACGCCGCCCTGGCCGGGCTGGCCAATGTGTCGGTCGAGCCCAGTGACCTGCTCACGGGCATCACCGGCACCTTCGACCTGATCGTCGCCAACCCGCCCTATATGCTCGATGCCAGGCAGCGCGTCTACCGTCACGGCGGCGGGGCGCTTGGTGCCGACCTGTCGCTGCGTATCGTCGAACAGGCTTGTGAACGCCTGACACCGGGCGGCACATTGCTGCTGTACACCGGGGTGGCGATCGTCGAAGGGCGCGATGCGTTGCTCGAGGCGGCCCGCCTGCGCCTGGCCGGCCCTGACTTGAGCTGGCACTACCGGGAACTGGATCCGGACGTGTTCGGCGAACAGTTGCTCGAGCCTGGCTATGAACAGGTCGAGCGCATTGCCGCCGTGGCCCTGACCGTCACCCGCCGCGGCGGATGAGCGCATGGGGCGGCCCTGCACGTTCGGCATCGAGGAGGAGTACCTGCTGGTGGCGCTGGATAGCGGCCGGGTGCTGTCCGCGCCGTCGGCGGCACTGACCCGACTGTGCCGTGAGGTGCTCGGGCCGTGTTTCGCCGAAGAGATGTTCCGCAGCCAGATCGAGCTGGCCTCGCCGGTGTTCGACACGCTGCACCAAGCCCGCGCTTTCCTCACCGAGCAACGCCAGCGCCTGAGCCAGGCGCTGGCTGGCGAGGGGGCGGGCCTGTACTGCGCGGCAAGCCACCCCAGCGCCCAGTGGTTGCG
This sequence is a window from Pseudomonas maumuensis. Protein-coding genes within it:
- a CDS encoding methyltransferase; translation: MQLDQKQIRADEALLQLGRRLHADGYRFTCVTPATQARVNSRTQAQRACTLRDVFGWSRPFPASLISADELEQLRTAGVLEAHGELWRSRVRWSSLDDLLLVHSAWPTDSNDAVFFGPDSYRFAQLIEDHLRRSPRRVQHAVDIGCGSGIGALLIAQGARHAQVSALDINPLALRYTAVNAALAGLANVSVEPSDLLTGITGTFDLIVANPPYMLDARQRVYRHGGGALGADLSLRIVEQACERLTPGGTLLLYTGVAIVEGRDALLEAARLRLAGPDLSWHYRELDPDVFGEQLLEPGYEQVERIAAVALTVTRRGG